In Arthrobacter sp. B3I4, the following proteins share a genomic window:
- a CDS encoding 3-oxoacyl-ACP reductase translates to MTDKYTQFVSKGFGRDLARKLGLPQPVALRRYEPGQPLVRGPILVQGIGSGAEELAATLLSWDVDVRRHAVPREKLGAIILVLDEAGRPEDLEKPVLAAAASLRDLSANARVITVSRDAAGAPDPAAAAARQGVDGLLRSLAKELRAGATGNGIVLADGATTTSPSTLGALRFFLSGRSAFVDGQFLTVTSESGSLPPNVEKPLAGKVAVVTGAARGIGAAIARTLYRDGATVVVVDIPAAGDHLANVANEVHGTALQLDISREDAGQRIIDHAVERHGRLDIVIHNAGITRDKLLANMDQGRWNSVIAVNIAAQLRINEALLASEHFRNSPRIVSVASTSGIAGNRGQTNYAASKGGVMGMVRATAPLLAAHGGSINAVAPGFIETEMTAKIPFATREVARRLNSLQQGGRPADVAEAIAFLASDAAGGISGEVLRVCGQNLVGA, encoded by the coding sequence ATGACTGACAAATACACCCAATTCGTAAGCAAGGGCTTCGGCCGGGACCTCGCCAGGAAGCTCGGGCTGCCGCAGCCCGTCGCGCTCCGGCGGTACGAACCGGGCCAGCCGCTGGTACGGGGACCCATCCTGGTCCAGGGCATCGGCAGCGGCGCCGAGGAGCTTGCCGCCACGCTGCTGTCCTGGGACGTCGACGTCCGCCGCCACGCAGTGCCGCGCGAGAAACTCGGTGCCATCATTCTGGTGCTGGACGAGGCCGGCCGGCCGGAGGACCTCGAAAAGCCGGTGCTGGCAGCCGCGGCCTCGCTCCGCGACCTGTCCGCCAACGCCCGCGTCATCACCGTCTCCCGCGACGCAGCCGGCGCGCCGGACCCCGCGGCCGCGGCGGCCCGGCAGGGCGTGGACGGACTGCTGCGCTCCCTCGCCAAGGAACTGCGCGCCGGTGCCACCGGCAACGGCATCGTCCTCGCTGACGGCGCCACGACCACGAGCCCGAGCACCCTGGGCGCGCTGCGGTTCTTCCTGTCCGGGCGTTCGGCGTTCGTCGACGGGCAGTTCCTCACCGTCACCTCGGAGTCCGGGTCGCTGCCGCCGAACGTGGAGAAGCCGCTCGCCGGCAAGGTCGCAGTCGTAACCGGTGCCGCCCGGGGGATCGGCGCGGCGATCGCCCGCACGCTCTACCGCGACGGCGCTACGGTCGTCGTTGTCGACATCCCCGCCGCGGGGGACCACCTCGCCAACGTCGCCAACGAAGTGCACGGCACCGCCCTGCAACTCGACATCAGCCGGGAAGACGCCGGGCAGCGGATTATCGACCACGCCGTGGAGCGCCACGGCAGGCTCGACATTGTGATCCACAACGCCGGCATCACCCGGGACAAGCTGCTGGCCAATATGGACCAGGGCCGGTGGAACTCGGTGATTGCCGTCAACATCGCAGCGCAACTGCGGATCAATGAGGCGCTGCTGGCCTCGGAACATTTCCGGAACTCACCGCGGATTGTCTCCGTCGCCTCCACCAGCGGTATCGCCGGCAACCGCGGCCAGACGAACTACGCCGCGTCCAAGGGCGGCGTCATGGGCATGGTCCGGGCAACCGCCCCGCTGCTCGCAGCGCACGGCGGCTCTATTAACGCCGTCGCTCCGGGTTTCATCGAAACCGAGATGACCGCCAAGATCCCGTTCGCCACCCGGGAGGTGGCGCGCCGGCTCAACTCGCTGCAGCAGGGCGGCCGGCCCGCTGACGTGGCCGAGGCGATTGCTTTCCTGGCCAGCGACGCGGCCGGCGGCATCTCCGGAGAGGTCCTGCGCGTCTGCGGCCAGAACCTGGTGGGCGCATGA
- a CDS encoding acetyl-CoA C-acetyltransferase — MPENGTPAPGPKDTATPAAGSAAAPQLRKAVIVGGNRIPFARTGGAYTKSSNQDMLTAALDGLIARFGLQDERIGEVAAGAVLKHSRDFNLTREAVLGSALSAETPAYDLQQACATGLETVLGLANKIKLGQIDSAIAGGVDSASDAPIAVSEGLREILLDLNRAKTLPQRLQVLSRIRPKDLAPDAPNTGEPRTGLSMGEHQALTTAQWKITREAQDELAYNSHRNLAAAYDAGFFDELLTPYRGLSRDSNLRPDTTLEKLATLKPVFGKNLGAEATMTAGNSTPLTDGAAAVLLASEEWADAHDLPKLATVLDGEAAAVDFVHGKDGLLMAPAFAVPRLLARNGLGFEDFDFFEIHEAFAGTVLSTLAAWEDEEFCRTRLGLDGALGTIDRAKLNVNGSSLAAGHPFAATGGRIVASLAKMLHAKGQVDGRPARGLISICAAGGQGVVAILEAH, encoded by the coding sequence ATGCCTGAAAACGGAACGCCAGCGCCCGGACCGAAAGACACCGCCACGCCGGCCGCAGGATCCGCCGCAGCGCCGCAGCTCCGCAAGGCCGTGATCGTCGGCGGCAACCGCATCCCGTTCGCCCGCACCGGCGGCGCCTACACCAAATCCTCCAACCAGGACATGCTGACGGCGGCGCTCGACGGGCTGATCGCCCGCTTCGGGCTGCAGGACGAACGGATCGGTGAAGTTGCCGCCGGCGCCGTGCTCAAGCACTCCCGCGACTTCAACCTCACCCGCGAAGCGGTCCTCGGCTCGGCGCTCTCCGCCGAGACCCCCGCGTACGACCTCCAGCAGGCCTGCGCCACCGGACTCGAGACCGTGCTGGGCCTGGCCAACAAGATCAAGCTGGGCCAGATCGATTCCGCCATCGCCGGCGGCGTCGATTCCGCTTCCGACGCCCCGATTGCTGTCAGCGAGGGTCTGCGCGAAATCCTGCTGGACCTGAACCGGGCCAAGACCCTGCCGCAGCGGCTCCAGGTGCTCAGCCGGATCCGGCCCAAGGACCTCGCTCCCGACGCCCCGAACACCGGCGAGCCCCGCACCGGCCTGTCGATGGGCGAACACCAGGCGCTGACCACGGCGCAATGGAAAATTACCCGCGAAGCCCAGGACGAGCTGGCCTACAACAGCCACCGCAACCTCGCCGCCGCCTACGACGCCGGCTTCTTCGATGAACTGCTCACGCCGTACCGCGGGCTGAGCCGGGACTCCAACCTGCGCCCCGACACCACGCTGGAGAAACTCGCCACCCTCAAGCCGGTCTTCGGCAAGAACCTCGGAGCAGAAGCCACCATGACGGCCGGCAACTCCACCCCGCTCACGGACGGCGCCGCCGCCGTGCTGCTCGCCTCGGAGGAGTGGGCCGACGCGCACGACCTGCCCAAACTGGCCACCGTGCTCGACGGCGAGGCCGCCGCCGTCGATTTTGTCCACGGCAAGGACGGCCTGCTGATGGCTCCGGCCTTCGCCGTTCCGCGCCTGCTCGCCCGGAACGGCCTGGGCTTTGAGGACTTCGACTTCTTCGAAATCCATGAGGCCTTCGCCGGCACAGTGCTCAGCACGCTGGCTGCCTGGGAGGATGAGGAATTCTGCCGCACCCGGCTCGGCCTCGACGGCGCCCTGGGCACCATCGACCGGGCCAAACTCAACGTCAACGGTTCCTCGCTCGCCGCCGGGCATCCCTTCGCCGCAACGGGCGGCCGGATCGTGGCCTCACTGGCAAAGATGCTGCACGCCAAGGGGCAGGTGGACGGCCGCCCCGCACGCGGGCTCATCTCCATCTGCGCTGCCGGCGGCCAGGGCGTCGTGGCCATTCTCGAAGCACACTAG
- a CDS encoding TetR/AcrR family transcriptional regulator — protein sequence MNILKAAPSAADSTVRAAVDGRASRWQSHREERRRELIKAARKAVHALGSEASMEDIAAAAGTSKSVFYRYFGDKAGLQQAVGEVVLSQMQRRIQEAAQSAQSPREGLYAMVSAYLQMAETSPNVYTFVTRYAPGEPESHNGAIAAAGALGHFFDSISDMIAMPMRQQLRAAPGKEAVIGFWPNAAIGLVRNAGEQWLASPDSAAKPGQEAMARQITDWLCFGIAPELQEPPVP from the coding sequence GTGAACATCCTCAAGGCGGCCCCGTCCGCAGCCGACAGTACTGTCCGCGCTGCAGTTGACGGCCGCGCCTCGCGCTGGCAATCACACCGCGAGGAACGGCGTCGTGAACTGATCAAGGCGGCCCGGAAAGCGGTCCACGCGCTCGGCAGCGAAGCCTCGATGGAAGACATCGCTGCGGCCGCCGGGACCTCCAAGTCCGTCTTCTACCGCTACTTCGGCGACAAGGCCGGGCTCCAGCAGGCAGTAGGCGAAGTGGTGCTCAGCCAGATGCAGCGCCGGATCCAGGAAGCCGCGCAGAGCGCCCAGAGCCCGCGGGAAGGGCTGTATGCCATGGTCTCGGCGTATCTGCAGATGGCCGAGACAAGCCCGAACGTCTACACCTTTGTTACCCGCTACGCACCCGGAGAGCCGGAGAGCCACAACGGCGCGATCGCCGCGGCCGGAGCGCTGGGCCACTTCTTCGATTCGATCAGCGACATGATCGCCATGCCCATGCGGCAGCAGCTGCGGGCCGCCCCGGGCAAGGAAGCCGTGATCGGCTTCTGGCCCAATGCCGCGATCGGACTGGTCCGCAATGCCGGTGAGCAATGGCTCGCCAGCCCCGACTCTGCCGCCAAGCCCGGGCAGGAAGCCATGGCACGCCAGATCACGGACTGGCTGTGCTTCGGCATCGCCCCGGAACTCCAAGAACCACCGGTCCCCTGA